Proteins co-encoded in one Setaria viridis chromosome 9, Setaria_viridis_v4.0, whole genome shotgun sequence genomic window:
- the LOC117836461 gene encoding F-box/FBD/LRR-repeat protein At5g56420 produces MESNNVQIHVEDEDRLSKLPDDILLDILGKGNMNTCIRASFLSARWRHLPSLLSHISLDISDFVISDDSFLNPTVVDEAMACMTKVARISLAVSGRKRTMKAVSLRVVLTSNYLCDICFFNATTTLFRHLSRLFLYNARFDELQMDRLLNSCEQLQHLELDNCDTGDEPVLKTNIPNSKISYLKLCSCLFEKVEFLCLPKLSELHYELSYSLNTPFSLGIVPCLEEVRLVCKMASYQSGYNLSELLHGTKEIHALTLDFEGEKVWMLPEGQKLHSLFQNLSKLFIHGIYAKFGLSWTITVLEAAPFIKTFGIKVCDHVCTEKNRRLYAKRINPWQKNNKLNSSRHLNLTRLEFGGFMAVKKHLQFVRAVMDYASSLETILLEDKDPCEYCDEVNSNRPILRQVPSFQKINASKK; encoded by the exons ATGGAGTCAAATAACGTTCAAATCCAT GTGGAGGATGAGGATAGGTTGAGCAAATTGCCTGATGACATATTACTTGACATCTTGGGAAAAGGAAACATGAATACATGCATCAGAGCTAGCTTCTTGTCAGCTCGATGGAGGCACCTTCCTTCCTTACTGTCTCATATCAGCTTGGATATCTCGGACTTTGTGATTTCTGATGACTCTTTTTTAAATCCTACAGTGGTTGATGAGGCCATGGCATGTATGACCAAAGTAGCAAGGATATCCCTGGCAGTGTCAGGGAGAAAACGTACCATGAAAGCAGTAAGCCTTCGTGTTGTCCTCACTAGCAATTATTTATGTGACATTTG tttttttaatgCCACCACCACTCTGTTTCGGCATCTATCAAGGCTCTTTCTGTACAATGCACGTTTTGATGAATTGCAAATGGATCGTCTACTAAATAGTTGCGAGCAATTGCAACATTTAGAGCTCGATAATTGTGATACTGGGGATGAACCTGTTCTGAAAACCAACATCCCAAACTCGAAGATCTCTTACCTAAAACTATGCTCCTGTTTGTTTGAGAAGGTTGAGTTCTTGTGTCTTCCAAAACTATCAGAGTTACATTATGAATTATCGTACTCTTTGAATACCCCCTTTTCTTTGGGCATTGTTCCATGCCTTGAGGAAGTGCGTCTTGTTTGCAAAATGGCAAGCTATCAATCTGGATATAATTTAAGTGAGCTTTTGCATGGTACAAAAGAAATACATGCTCTTACTTTGGATTTCGAAGGAGAGAAG GTGTGGATGCTGCCAGAAGGACAGAAGCTCCATAGTTTGTTCCAGAATTTAAGTAAGTTGTTTATACATGGCATTTATGCCAAATTTGGACTTTCATGGACCATAACAGTACTTGAAGCTGCACCATTTATCAAGACATTTGGTATCAAG GTGTGTGATCATGTCTGTACCGAGAAAAACAGGAGGCTGTATGCCAAAAGAATTAATCCTTGGCAGAAAAACAATAAGCTGAACAGCTCCAGGCATTTGAATTTAACAAGGCTTGAATTTGGAGGTTTCATGGCAGTGAAGAAACATTTGCAGTTTGTCAGAGCTGTCATGGACTACGCCTCCAGTTTAGAGACTATCCTTCTGGAAGATAAAGATCCCTGCGAATATTGTGATGAAGTCAATAGCAATCGCCCTATTCTTCGACAGGTTCCATCTTTCCAAAAAATAAACGCGAGCAAGAAATGA